The Sphingobium sp. JS3065 genome includes a region encoding these proteins:
- a CDS encoding phage tail tube protein gives MANVRIGYGSTVSFKIGAAAAVLLGEVTSIGLPNPQIADVEATHFNSPDRAREYIPGLKDNGEIAIGINYDAGSATDTLVNDAMAETAPIEVTISVPTVSGVNQEFTFPGIVKGFEKTIPIDDRQTATITIRVAGAVTQEAAA, from the coding sequence ATGGCAAATGTACGTATTGGCTACGGCTCGACCGTATCCTTCAAGATCGGGGCGGCTGCCGCTGTCCTGCTGGGCGAGGTCACCTCGATCGGTCTGCCTAATCCGCAGATCGCCGATGTCGAGGCGACGCACTTCAACAGCCCCGACCGTGCTCGCGAATATATCCCGGGCTTGAAGGACAACGGCGAAATCGCGATCGGCATCAATTATGATGCGGGTTCCGCGACCGACACGCTGGTCAACGATGCGATGGCTGAAACCGCGCCCATCGAAGTCACGATCTCGGTGCCGACGGTGTCGGGCGTCAATCAGGAATTCACCTTCCCCGGCATCGTGAAGGGATTCGAAAAGACGATCCCGATCGACGATCGCCAGACGGCGACCATCACCATCCGCGTCGCGGGCGCTGTCACGCAGGAGGCTGCGGCCTAA
- a CDS encoding exonuclease domain-containing protein, which produces MRFVAIDVETANAKYSSICQLGMVRFEHGKEVAAESIYIDPCTHFSPINTRIHGISEKHVSGAKKFDEVHDLLHEWTHDSIVVSHSHFDRSAVRLACEDHSLPTPTWNWFDSAAIARRVWPQLASAGFKLKVVAGHLGITFRHHDAVHDARACGQIALRAMEETGSSLAEILKRQAAAYVKETLRRTGDGDGALTGENIVFTGELSVPRSLAANMAAEAGGNVDSGVTKKTTMLVVGERDLMPGWGEKSGKHLKAEALIEKGQDIRIVGENDFMSLAAIKD; this is translated from the coding sequence ATGCGATTCGTAGCAATTGACGTCGAGACGGCCAACGCGAAGTACAGCAGCATCTGCCAACTCGGAATGGTTCGCTTTGAGCACGGGAAAGAGGTTGCAGCAGAGTCGATCTACATCGATCCGTGCACGCACTTCTCACCGATCAACACAAGAATCCACGGCATCAGTGAAAAGCATGTATCCGGCGCCAAGAAGTTCGATGAGGTGCATGATCTCCTTCATGAATGGACCCACGACAGTATCGTGGTCAGCCATTCGCATTTCGACAGGAGCGCGGTACGGCTGGCCTGCGAAGACCACTCGCTACCGACACCGACATGGAATTGGTTCGACAGCGCCGCTATAGCGCGGCGGGTCTGGCCGCAGCTCGCCAGCGCAGGCTTCAAGCTGAAAGTGGTGGCGGGCCATCTGGGCATCACGTTCCGACATCACGATGCTGTTCACGATGCGCGTGCTTGCGGCCAGATCGCGCTGCGCGCCATGGAAGAAACCGGAAGCTCGCTTGCAGAGATTCTCAAACGTCAGGCCGCAGCGTATGTGAAAGAAACGCTGCGTCGCACTGGTGATGGCGATGGTGCGCTGACGGGAGAAAACATCGTGTTTACCGGCGAACTGTCGGTGCCCCGATCTCTAGCGGCAAACATGGCAGCTGAGGCTGGCGGAAACGTCGACAGCGGCGTGACCAAGAAGACTACGATGCTCGTGGTAGGTGAGCGCGATCTAATGCCAGGATGGGGCGAGAAGAGCGGAAAGCACCTAAAGGCCGAGGCTCTGATTGAGAAGGGTCAGGACATCAGAATTGTGGGCGAGAACGACTTCATGTCTCTCGCCGCCATCAAAGATTAG
- a CDS encoding phage tail tape measure protein yields the protein MATGGALIGALRVTLGLDSAEFEAGTKKARAAAKSQVSAIQAEFDKLRNAGAALAQIWAGSELVAAGKRALDYASSLGEVAQQLGVTTKDLQTYRYAASQAGISQDEMDRGLAKLTRTIGEAKAGSKAQATTFRELGVAVEDANGRVYTAGEVIPKLADALSQVKDPATRARIETELFGKAGQKLDTLLASGSAAVNELRDAAQQLGLVLSDEQIQKADETADKLAAIKQVLEAKMASTVAENADAILTLANALGVLAAKSLEAVTNFSNLRNLRGVNFAASPTAAKNLLSTAQGRQVLARDIQSRMDRNMAARASGEGDAGALDAEFKNLVRARNAVIRAGRAADRIAAAKAKTGTAPEGALPTVAETAKKPRKPSGPTAEETAQKHEQEMSRLRQEQLQAQLQLTNNAEDRADLQSQLLLEEYTERKAQVENDEHFTVDQKKAQVAALKALYGVSGEGDDLVVGGNRNSLSAGISREMQERLAREAFDMQSADIEIRRGDLQGQLNMARTAEERRRIELEILDLEYKLREAKLDQVINSQDSSQAEKELAQMQMDRLGQQRWIDEANISRQTMGPMATYLDSLPQTAGEVNEAFEQIAANGLANMNDQLASAAANTLKLKGLAGQLFNQLIADVIKLNIQAAMGGTGGIFGGLLKLGGSLFGGGNPLAGSLTTANSNIASLAAGVGRGSFDAYALPGLAVGGTIGGIPGVDKNILSINGIPAARVSANERITVHPNAANENGRRTQVEVIKGDLFDVIVRHEAAGVAGLMAVASGVQARKAAGSDVARVGRRRIPGRG from the coding sequence ATGGCTACTGGCGGAGCCTTGATTGGCGCCTTGCGTGTGACGCTCGGACTGGATTCTGCCGAGTTCGAAGCAGGCACAAAAAAGGCGCGGGCAGCTGCCAAATCCCAGGTCAGCGCCATCCAAGCCGAGTTCGACAAGCTCCGAAATGCCGGTGCTGCGCTTGCCCAGATCTGGGCGGGCAGCGAACTCGTCGCGGCGGGGAAACGCGCTCTCGATTACGCCTCATCGCTTGGGGAGGTGGCGCAGCAACTGGGCGTTACCACCAAAGACCTGCAAACCTATCGCTATGCTGCGTCGCAGGCTGGCATCTCCCAAGACGAGATGGATAGGGGGTTGGCGAAGCTGACCCGTACCATAGGCGAGGCAAAGGCGGGATCGAAGGCACAGGCCACGACTTTCCGCGAGCTCGGCGTTGCGGTCGAAGATGCCAATGGTCGCGTATATACCGCCGGTGAAGTGATCCCGAAGCTGGCGGACGCCCTATCGCAGGTGAAGGATCCAGCTACCCGCGCTCGGATTGAAACCGAGCTGTTCGGCAAGGCGGGGCAGAAGCTCGACACGCTGCTGGCCAGCGGCAGCGCAGCCGTGAATGAGTTGCGCGATGCCGCTCAGCAACTTGGCCTCGTACTGTCTGATGAGCAGATACAGAAGGCGGACGAGACCGCCGACAAGCTCGCGGCGATAAAGCAGGTGCTGGAGGCCAAGATGGCGAGCACCGTAGCGGAAAATGCCGACGCCATTCTGACGCTTGCGAACGCCTTGGGAGTGCTTGCGGCCAAATCGCTTGAAGCAGTCACGAACTTCTCCAATCTCCGCAACCTGCGCGGTGTCAATTTCGCCGCGAGTCCCACTGCCGCTAAGAATCTGCTGTCCACGGCTCAGGGTCGCCAGGTGCTCGCTCGGGACATCCAGAGCCGCATGGACCGCAACATGGCGGCAAGGGCGTCTGGGGAAGGCGATGCCGGCGCACTCGATGCGGAGTTCAAGAACCTTGTTCGCGCGCGGAATGCCGTCATACGCGCCGGTCGCGCGGCCGATCGAATTGCTGCTGCAAAGGCGAAAACTGGAACCGCGCCTGAGGGCGCCCTTCCTACTGTCGCTGAAACGGCCAAGAAGCCGAGGAAGCCCAGCGGCCCTACGGCAGAAGAGACCGCGCAGAAGCACGAGCAGGAAATGTCACGGCTGCGCCAGGAGCAGCTTCAGGCTCAGTTGCAGCTGACGAACAACGCAGAAGATCGGGCCGACCTCCAGAGCCAGTTGCTGCTGGAGGAATATACCGAGCGCAAGGCACAGGTCGAAAACGACGAGCACTTCACCGTCGATCAAAAGAAAGCCCAGGTCGCAGCGCTGAAGGCGCTTTATGGAGTCAGCGGCGAGGGAGATGACCTGGTTGTTGGCGGAAACCGCAATTCCCTTTCGGCCGGGATTTCGCGTGAAATGCAGGAGCGCCTCGCCCGGGAGGCGTTCGACATGCAGAGCGCGGACATCGAAATCCGCCGCGGCGATCTTCAGGGCCAGCTTAACATGGCGCGGACAGCCGAAGAGCGGCGCCGCATCGAACTCGAGATTCTGGACCTCGAATATAAGCTGCGCGAAGCAAAGCTGGATCAGGTCATCAACTCGCAGGACAGCAGCCAGGCCGAAAAAGAGCTGGCTCAGATGCAGATGGACCGGCTGGGGCAACAGCGCTGGATCGATGAGGCCAATATCAGCCGGCAAACCATGGGGCCGATGGCGACCTATCTGGACAGCCTGCCCCAGACTGCGGGGGAGGTGAATGAGGCATTCGAGCAGATAGCAGCCAATGGCCTCGCCAACATGAATGACCAGCTGGCCAGCGCGGCAGCGAACACGCTGAAGCTCAAAGGGCTGGCCGGTCAGCTGTTCAACCAGCTGATCGCGGATGTGATCAAGCTAAACATTCAGGCGGCCATGGGCGGCACGGGTGGCATCTTCGGAGGGCTGCTAAAGCTTGGCGGCTCGCTGTTCGGCGGCGGCAATCCGCTCGCCGGCTCGCTGACGACCGCCAACAGCAACATCGCCAGCCTGGCAGCTGGGGTCGGTAGGGGCTCATTTGATGCCTATGCACTGCCCGGCCTGGCTGTGGGCGGTACGATCGGTGGCATCCCCGGAGTCGACAAGAATATTTTGTCGATCAACGGCATCCCGGCGGCGCGGGTGAGTGCTAATGAGCGGATCACGGTGCATCCCAATGCTGCGAATGAGAATGGCAGGCGGACACAGGTGGAAGTGATCAAGGGCGATCTGTTCGATGTGATAGTGCGCCATGAAGCGGCAGGCGTCGCCGGACTGATGGCCGTCGCATCTGGGGTGCAGGCGCGTAAGGCCGCCGGCTCCGATGTTGCCCGCGTCGGCCGCCGTCGCATACCGGGGCGCGGCTGA
- a CDS encoding DUF6950 family protein: MTPIERRHAAIEATMARYRDQHFQWGKVDCAKVAAFHLKRLGYKILISKAGSYSSPLGATRALRRLGYTTLAEMADGIGLTPIPYARMLLGDVAEIEGDSPVGAIGLYAGNGNLFCFHEDHPGLVTMAPNNILRAWSVL, encoded by the coding sequence ATGACGCCGATCGAGCGGCGTCACGCTGCCATCGAGGCCACCATGGCCCGCTACCGCGATCAGCATTTCCAGTGGGGCAAGGTGGATTGCGCGAAGGTCGCCGCCTTTCACCTGAAGCGCCTGGGGTACAAGATCCTGATCAGCAAGGCGGGCAGCTATAGCTCCCCTCTGGGCGCAACGCGCGCGCTTCGCCGGCTCGGCTACACCACGCTCGCTGAGATGGCGGACGGCATTGGTCTCACGCCCATTCCCTATGCCCGCATGTTGCTGGGCGACGTGGCGGAAATCGAGGGTGACAGCCCGGTAGGCGCGATCGGTCTCTATGCCGGCAATGGCAACCTCTTCTGCTTTCATGAGGACCATCCCGGCCTGGTGACGATGGCACCGAACAATATCCTTCGCGCATGGAGTGTCCTGTAA
- a CDS encoding phage tail protein produces MAKALRTVGMVVAAVALVATGVGIAAGGAAAAAAGSTTAATAISIGTYASLGAGVLSMAAAFTAPKLGVEGSATTFTTNPQSGLPYAIGRTRMSGLRVYARTYDGFKQQSKDDILAFVALLSIAGPIHSIEQFTADNEVVTFETATSVGDANGRFYRYMAQRLSLGPSSGPALDSSFGGKFFPDWTANHKLSGIAHAQWALRFDTDGDLYGAGAPEPAWIGKWVKVYDPRKDSTYPGGSGAHRALNEATYEWSDNPGLHALTWALGRWQNGKRVCGIGAPISTIRVADFVECANVCDANGWKVGGVEWTTDAKWDTLKRILQAGGAIPTQTGAMIGCLTSMPRTAVATIESRHLLDGLSIAATKSRRDRFNSVIPRYVDEDSDWAVISGTAITVNDYVAADGGQRTKEVDFPLVQVFSGETAAQPGQLAAYAVVNSREAGPFTWTTGPEWIGLKTGDVVLLNVPEEGLVNQPVLITRRSPDPATGKVSFSAETETYSKHAYALGQSTTPPAPFRLEAPDLKPASPLAENWNVTGVISGEGFPALQVVGASEMPSADAIVIDYRKSGDEAWTGSAILSAVEPVSHVIAPLESETAYDVRIGYRVGTSLGNMTIFVNVVTGLGKITIIEGRISEIDEQMNQLAEDAAAAGVRLDAIEPAIDTIEAAVAANSDAAALLGQELSKQGGALATVRDQVGVLALDDDAAAGALLAATIKASQQSAAFSQERTLRLNSEEVIARSVDQLAVTLGSQAAAITVQQAIVGLIQENITTLFAQWSLDVDVNGVIGGMKFLNNGTVVDLTIQSNRLRMIPPGGNGSDGKYITVDSNGRTTEYILSGGVRVLEEGWLT; encoded by the coding sequence ATGGCAAAGGCGCTCCGAACCGTGGGCATGGTCGTCGCTGCGGTTGCCCTTGTCGCCACAGGCGTCGGCATCGCTGCGGGCGGGGCTGCGGCGGCGGCTGCCGGTTCCACCACGGCCGCGACGGCGATCTCCATCGGCACCTATGCCAGCCTGGGCGCGGGCGTGCTGTCGATGGCGGCCGCTTTCACCGCTCCCAAGCTGGGCGTGGAGGGCTCGGCCACCACCTTCACCACGAACCCGCAGAGTGGGCTGCCCTATGCCATCGGCCGCACCCGCATGTCGGGCCTGCGCGTCTATGCCCGGACCTATGACGGGTTCAAGCAGCAGTCGAAGGACGACATTCTCGCGTTCGTCGCCCTGCTCAGCATCGCCGGGCCGATTCACAGCATCGAGCAGTTCACCGCCGACAATGAGGTTGTGACCTTCGAGACGGCGACCAGCGTCGGCGACGCGAATGGCCGCTTCTACCGCTACATGGCGCAGCGCCTTTCGCTTGGGCCTTCGAGCGGCCCCGCATTGGATTCCAGCTTCGGCGGCAAGTTCTTCCCCGATTGGACCGCCAATCATAAGCTGAGCGGCATCGCGCACGCGCAATGGGCGCTCCGCTTCGACACCGACGGCGACCTGTACGGCGCCGGCGCACCAGAGCCGGCGTGGATCGGCAAGTGGGTGAAGGTCTATGATCCGCGCAAGGATAGCACCTATCCCGGCGGATCGGGTGCGCACCGCGCCCTTAATGAAGCGACCTATGAATGGTCGGACAACCCCGGCCTGCACGCCCTCACATGGGCGCTAGGCCGCTGGCAGAACGGCAAACGGGTGTGCGGCATTGGCGCGCCGATCTCGACCATTCGCGTCGCCGATTTCGTCGAGTGCGCCAATGTCTGCGACGCCAACGGGTGGAAGGTCGGCGGCGTCGAATGGACGACCGATGCCAAGTGGGACACGCTGAAGCGCATCCTGCAAGCTGGCGGCGCGATACCGACCCAGACGGGCGCGATGATCGGCTGCCTCACCTCCATGCCGCGCACGGCCGTGGCGACGATTGAGAGCCGCCATCTGCTGGATGGGCTGTCGATCGCGGCGACGAAGAGCCGGCGGGACCGTTTCAACAGCGTCATCCCGCGCTACGTCGATGAGGACAGCGATTGGGCGGTCATCTCTGGAACCGCGATTACGGTGAACGACTATGTCGCGGCTGACGGCGGCCAGCGCACCAAAGAAGTCGATTTCCCGCTTGTGCAGGTATTCAGCGGAGAAACAGCGGCCCAGCCCGGCCAGTTGGCCGCCTATGCCGTCGTCAACAGCCGCGAGGCCGGTCCGTTCACCTGGACGACCGGGCCGGAGTGGATCGGCCTTAAGACCGGCGATGTCGTGCTGCTCAATGTGCCAGAGGAAGGTCTGGTCAATCAGCCGGTCCTCATCACCCGGCGCTCGCCGGACCCTGCTACGGGCAAGGTGTCATTCTCGGCCGAGACGGAGACCTATTCCAAGCACGCCTATGCGCTGGGCCAGAGCACAACGCCGCCGGCGCCGTTTCGTCTGGAGGCGCCGGACCTGAAGCCCGCATCGCCGCTCGCGGAGAACTGGAACGTTACCGGCGTAATTTCCGGCGAAGGCTTCCCGGCCCTGCAGGTTGTAGGGGCGAGCGAGATGCCGTCGGCCGATGCCATCGTCATTGACTATCGCAAGTCGGGTGATGAAGCCTGGACCGGCTCGGCCATCCTGTCTGCCGTCGAGCCGGTCAGCCATGTCATCGCGCCGCTGGAAAGCGAGACCGCCTATGACGTGCGGATCGGCTATCGCGTGGGCACCAGTCTCGGCAACATGACAATCTTCGTTAACGTCGTCACTGGTCTGGGCAAGATCACGATCATCGAAGGGCGCATCAGCGAAATCGATGAGCAGATGAACCAGTTGGCCGAAGATGCTGCGGCCGCAGGCGTTCGCCTCGATGCGATCGAACCCGCGATCGACACCATCGAGGCTGCCGTCGCTGCCAACAGCGATGCTGCGGCGCTGCTCGGGCAGGAGCTGAGCAAGCAGGGCGGCGCGCTGGCGACGGTGCGCGATCAGGTTGGCGTATTGGCGCTGGATGATGACGCGGCCGCCGGTGCGCTGCTCGCCGCCACGATCAAGGCAAGTCAGCAGAGTGCGGCCTTTTCGCAGGAGCGCACGCTACGCTTGAATTCCGAAGAGGTAATTGCGCGATCCGTCGATCAGCTGGCGGTTACCTTGGGCAGTCAGGCGGCGGCGATCACGGTGCAGCAGGCGATCGTTGGGCTGATCCAGGAGAACATCACAACGCTGTTTGCTCAGTGGTCGTTGGACGTCGATGTCAATGGCGTGATCGGCGGGATGAAGTTCCTGAACAACGGAACCGTGGTGGACCTTACGATCCAGTCCAATCGCCTGCGCATGATCCCGCCGGGCGGGAATGGCTCGGACGGGAAATACATCACCGTCGACAGTAACGGGCGAACGACCGAGTATATCCTGAGCGGTGGAGTTCGAGTGCTCGAAGAAGGCTGGCTCACCTAA
- a CDS encoding tail fiber domain-containing protein → MPWYNAGTVSVTNDSVNVTGAGTAWVDNVRAGQSFVGPDGLTIEIASVVSATSLTLARPYRGVTAAGQAYSIMPVQGDLRDLALQAKDLVLSFSSVRDGVGQGIFPVGTVGTPGIRFSGDEDTGLSRTAANELSGIVGGAVGWRLTTGGLAVTGAVTAKNAGGGRADLSPGDATHTGFLALYAANDVRRGYIGFITTTGGAQPLSYQNETGGVHLFAQGITSSSDIQSNNLLLRGDGSNAFVRPTNAGGDLCLGANATTTWRCANSGVFHPEVDNVWSVGRADKRASVFFAGTGSINTSDEREKLWRGFSEDLKAKFRRIADAIIRELGWFQLLDQIEEKGEDGARWHFGVRAQRVWSIVAAEGLCAPLIGEGAEQRPDPSWTGSPPPAWLCWDIWPDRFDPIMEQRQVGTDTVVVGQEPTGLLDATGSPIMRNLIEERPIMGMVEVGQRLDRAAGNRFGLRVDQMGLLLNWEMGERDKDRQAEVAEFAVRLEALEAA, encoded by the coding sequence TTGCCTTGGTATAATGCGGGGACGGTCAGCGTCACCAACGACAGCGTCAATGTGACGGGCGCCGGGACCGCCTGGGTCGATAACGTCCGTGCGGGGCAATCATTCGTTGGACCGGACGGGCTGACGATCGAGATCGCCTCGGTCGTGTCGGCGACCTCGCTCACTCTGGCGCGCCCCTATCGCGGGGTGACGGCGGCAGGACAAGCCTACAGCATCATGCCGGTCCAGGGCGATCTGCGCGATCTTGCCCTGCAAGCGAAGGATCTGGTGCTATCATTCAGCAGTGTGCGCGATGGTGTCGGTCAAGGCATCTTCCCTGTCGGAACCGTGGGCACGCCCGGCATCCGGTTCAGCGGGGATGAGGATACTGGGCTCTCGCGGACTGCTGCCAATGAACTTTCCGGCATTGTCGGAGGGGCTGTGGGTTGGCGGCTCACCACGGGCGGACTGGCGGTGACGGGTGCGGTTACCGCCAAGAATGCTGGCGGTGGGCGAGCGGATTTGTCGCCGGGAGACGCGACGCATACCGGATTTCTGGCACTATACGCAGCGAATGATGTTCGCCGCGGCTATATCGGTTTCATCACGACGACTGGTGGGGCGCAGCCGCTATCGTATCAGAACGAAACCGGCGGCGTTCACCTCTTCGCGCAGGGGATTACCAGCTCCAGCGACATCCAGAGCAATAATCTCCTGTTGCGCGGGGATGGCTCCAACGCCTTCGTGCGCCCCACCAATGCAGGCGGCGATCTCTGCCTGGGCGCCAATGCAACCACGACATGGCGCTGTGCCAATAGCGGCGTATTTCACCCGGAGGTCGACAACGTCTGGAGCGTAGGCCGGGCCGATAAGCGCGCGTCGGTCTTCTTTGCTGGCACCGGGTCGATCAACACCTCTGATGAACGCGAGAAGCTGTGGCGCGGCTTCTCGGAGGATCTGAAGGCGAAGTTTCGCCGGATTGCGGATGCCATCATTCGTGAGTTGGGCTGGTTCCAGCTGCTCGATCAGATCGAGGAAAAGGGAGAAGATGGTGCACGTTGGCACTTCGGCGTGCGGGCGCAGCGCGTCTGGTCTATCGTGGCCGCCGAAGGTCTGTGCGCTCCACTGATTGGCGAAGGGGCTGAGCAGCGGCCTGATCCATCATGGACCGGCTCGCCTCCGCCCGCGTGGCTGTGCTGGGATATTTGGCCTGACCGCTTCGACCCGATCATGGAACAGCGGCAAGTTGGCACGGATACAGTTGTCGTCGGGCAGGAGCCGACCGGCCTCCTCGATGCCACCGGCTCGCCGATCATGCGCAACCTCATCGAAGAACGGCCAATCATGGGAATGGTCGAAGTCGGTCAGCGGCTAGATAGGGCAGCAGGCAATCGGTTCGGCCTACGAGTCGATCAAATGGGTCTGCTGCTCAACTGGGAAATGGGCGAGCGAGACAAGGACAGGCAAGCAGAGGTCGCTGAATTCGCGGTCCGTCTCGAAGCGTTGGAGGCAGCATGA